A window from Enterocloster bolteae encodes these proteins:
- a CDS encoding C40 family peptidase — MSPGKAFAVIAKRTGGPAGMAVSAVWKGRDTLAKILIVIIALLLLPVMFILMLPSLIFGNEGLDAVPDNVLNDNSVIMANISQTETSIETILREKHNLLLDRILAEAANLGTNCEYSITDDFSDQIIYESALIISQFCASQQDFKEVQLKKLEQILRAETDGIFTYSVNITEREETIEGTDQTETIFHYEYIIEYAGDEYFSNHVFHLTEEQAETAGFYASNLHLFLYDTIYSVEINPDLVPGETGNAAVDLGLTKLGTPYSQELRNQPGYFDCSSFTYWVYNQLGVSLQYDGSNTAASQGRFIVENNLAVSYDSLAPGDLIFYSFKVNNRYMNIGHVAIYAGDGYVVDASFSKKKVVYRPIYSVNNIVLCGRPYASP, encoded by the coding sequence ATGAGCCCCGGCAAGGCTTTTGCAGTCATTGCAAAGAGAACCGGCGGTCCTGCAGGAATGGCTGTATCTGCCGTTTGGAAAGGAAGAGACACCCTCGCTAAAATCCTCATTGTAATCATTGCGCTCCTGTTGCTTCCTGTCATGTTTATACTTATGCTGCCTTCTCTGATTTTCGGTAACGAAGGGCTGGATGCGGTTCCCGACAATGTTTTAAATGATAATTCTGTCATCATGGCAAATATCTCTCAGACCGAAACCAGCATTGAAACAATTCTTCGGGAAAAACACAACCTGCTTCTGGATCGTATCCTTGCAGAAGCCGCAAATCTTGGCACCAACTGTGAATACAGCATTACAGATGACTTTTCTGACCAGATTATTTATGAAAGTGCATTGATCATCTCCCAATTTTGTGCCTCTCAGCAGGATTTCAAGGAAGTGCAGTTAAAGAAACTGGAGCAGATTCTGCGGGCAGAAACAGACGGCATTTTTACCTATTCTGTCAATATTACGGAGCGAGAAGAGACCATTGAGGGAACCGACCAAACGGAGACCATTTTCCACTATGAATACATCATCGAATATGCCGGGGATGAATATTTTTCCAATCATGTCTTCCACCTGACTGAAGAACAGGCAGAGACTGCCGGTTTTTATGCCTCCAATTTACACCTGTTCTTATATGACACCATTTATTCTGTGGAAATAAATCCTGATCTTGTTCCGGGAGAAACAGGAAATGCGGCGGTGGATCTGGGGCTGACAAAACTTGGCACACCCTACAGCCAGGAGCTTCGAAACCAGCCTGGGTATTTTGACTGCAGTTCCTTTACTTACTGGGTCTACAACCAGCTGGGTGTATCGCTTCAGTATGACGGTTCCAATACAGCAGCTTCCCAAGGACGTTTTATTGTAGAAAACAATCTGGCTGTTTCCTATGACAGCCTTGCACCCGGAGATCTGATTTTCTATTCCTTTAAAGTCAATAACCGATACATGAATATCGGTCATGTGGCTATTTATGCCGGAGACGGCTATGTGGTAGATGCTTCTTTCTCCAAGAAGAAGGTGGTCTACCGCCCGATTTACAGTGTCAACAATATTGTCCTGTGCGGCAGACCGTATGCCTCGCCTTAA
- a CDS encoding ISL3 family transposase: MYPNYTKAFLNLEGVFIKKVVQADSFIKIFIQSQPVEQTCPCCGAKTKRIHDYRLQEVQDIPLLGKQVILLLRKRRYLCPYCRKRFTEPYSFLPSYHRRTRRLAFYIVSLLRQTFSLKQIAELTGVSVQTVCRLLDTICYPPPDQLPQALSIDEFKGNASTGKYQCILVDPKKRRILDILPDRTQSHLADYWRNIPRKERLKVKFFVCDMWRPYTELAQTFFPNATIIVDKYHFIRQMTWAIENVRKRLQRSMPVSLRKYYKRSRKLILTRYKKLKDENKQACDLMLHYSEDLRLAHRMKEWFYDICQMEAYRQQQREFDDWIANAQSCGIKEFEACAKTYRAWRKEILNAFKYGLTNGPTEGFNNKIKVLKRSSYGIRNFKRFRTRILHCTS; the protein is encoded by the coding sequence ATGTACCCTAATTATACCAAGGCCTTCCTTAACTTGGAAGGTGTTTTTATTAAAAAAGTGGTTCAGGCAGACTCTTTCATTAAAATTTTCATCCAGTCCCAACCGGTAGAACAGACTTGTCCCTGCTGTGGGGCTAAAACTAAACGGATTCATGATTACCGTTTACAAGAAGTCCAGGACATTCCCTTACTGGGAAAACAAGTAATCCTGCTCCTTCGCAAACGCCGCTACCTCTGCCCATACTGCCGCAAACGGTTCACGGAACCCTATTCGTTCCTCCCCAGCTACCACCGCAGGACCCGCAGACTGGCATTTTACATTGTCTCCCTGCTCCGGCAGACCTTTTCCTTAAAACAGATTGCAGAGCTTACCGGTGTTTCCGTCCAGACGGTCTGCCGCCTTCTGGACACGATTTGCTATCCTCCGCCTGACCAGCTTCCACAAGCGCTTTCCATTGACGAATTCAAAGGCAATGCTTCTACCGGTAAATATCAGTGCATTCTGGTTGATCCGAAAAAGCGCCGGATCCTCGACATTCTCCCGGATCGGACCCAGAGCCATCTGGCTGATTATTGGCGGAACATTCCCAGGAAAGAACGCCTGAAGGTAAAGTTCTTCGTCTGCGATATGTGGCGCCCCTACACCGAACTTGCACAGACCTTCTTTCCAAACGCTACAATCATCGTGGATAAATATCATTTCATCCGGCAGATGACATGGGCGATTGAAAATGTACGCAAACGGCTGCAGCGCTCCATGCCGGTTTCTCTGCGTAAGTATTATAAACGCAGCCGGAAACTCATTCTGACCCGCTATAAAAAGCTGAAAGATGAGAACAAACAGGCCTGTGATTTAATGCTTCACTATAGCGAGGATCTGCGTCTGGCACACCGCATGAAAGAGTGGTTTTATGATATCTGCCAGATGGAAGCGTATCGTCAGCAGCAGAGGGAATTTGATGACTGGATTGCGAATGCACAGAGCTGTGGGATCAAGGAATTTGAGGCCTGTGCTAAGACCTACAGGGCCTGGCGAAAAGAAATTCTGAATGCCTTTAAATACGGGTTGACAAATGGTCCCACAGAAGGATTTAACAACAAGATAAAGGTATTAAAACGGAGCAGCTACGGAATCCGGAATTTCAAACGGTTCCGAACCCGGATACTTCACTGTACATCATAG
- a CDS encoding VirB4 family type IV secretion system protein, which produces MSLRQEETDIYIIPPNFIESGTIMGGTLKLRNAVEALCISLLVGIPEFYLPFSLTTKIIIACVTVLPLALFAIIGINGESLTSFVINFFLYLKHRRIVGICPEAAEEESASEKQTDTVSGKKAKKKSKQKKKASEDFPDEFGSYKERKAAKRKEKGHPDRSGNRQEQTIPLLNPAAEYLPIQKIENGIIYTRDHRFVKIVEIVPINFLLRSAREQKNIIYSFVSYLKISPVKLQFKVLTRRADINRHLEAIQGEMAQETDERCLALLKDYESLIRRIGSKEAITRRFFIIFEYEPFNGSRNTDEGDARSALATAVQTAKTYLQQCGNEILMPDNEDELATDVLYNLLNRRTSAIKPLPTRINEVIGQYINAGRKNDLDHIPAGEFFAPESIDFTHGNYCVMDGVYHTYLLIPSSGYRTQVCAGWLSLLVNAGEGIDVDIFFDRQPKDKVQQKLGQQLRINRSKIKDTSDTNSDYDDLDSAIRSGYFLKDGLANNEDFYYMNILITVTADSLEELEWRTNEMKKLLLSQDMEAVTCHFREEQAMLSALPLVSLERKLFARSKRNVLTTSVASCYPFTSFEMCDDNGILLGVNKHNNSLIIVDIFNSRVYKNANMALLGTSGAGKTFTMQLMALRMRRKNIQVFIIAPLKGHEFHRACNNIGGEFIQISPASKNCINIMEIRKVDSSANELLDGPQADKSELAAKIQRLHIFFSLLIPDMNHEERQLLDEALIQTYRKKGITHNNGSLYDPENLGHYRKMPVLGDVYNILKENPDTRRLANIMNRLVNGSASTFNQQTNVNLDNKYTVLDISELTGDLLTVGMFVALDFVWDKAKEDRTVEKAIFIDETWQLIGASSNRLAAEFVLEIFKIIRGYGGSAICATQDLNDFFALDDGKYGKGIINNSKTKIILNLEDEEAMRVQSILHLSEAETMAITHFERGNALISTNNNNVTVEFKASELEKELITTDREELKRLLERERQHQVMSEAV; this is translated from the coding sequence ATGTCCCTGCGACAAGAAGAAACTGATATTTATATCATACCGCCAAACTTTATTGAATCCGGAACCATTATGGGCGGAACCTTAAAGCTGCGGAATGCGGTAGAAGCCTTATGCATTTCCCTGCTGGTTGGTATTCCCGAATTTTACCTGCCATTTTCTCTTACCACTAAAATTATAATTGCCTGTGTTACCGTTCTTCCGCTGGCTCTGTTTGCCATCATCGGAATTAACGGAGAGAGTCTGACATCCTTTGTTATCAACTTTTTTCTTTATCTGAAGCACCGGAGAATTGTCGGCATCTGTCCGGAAGCAGCTGAAGAAGAAAGTGCCTCAGAAAAACAAACCGATACCGTTTCTGGGAAAAAGGCAAAGAAAAAATCCAAACAAAAAAAGAAAGCTTCCGAAGATTTTCCGGATGAATTCGGCAGCTATAAAGAACGCAAAGCTGCAAAAAGAAAGGAAAAGGGCCACCCTGACCGTTCCGGTAACCGTCAGGAACAGACCATTCCTCTGCTGAACCCTGCAGCCGAATATCTGCCGATTCAAAAAATTGAAAATGGTATCATCTATACCAGAGATCACCGGTTTGTGAAAATTGTTGAGATTGTTCCCATCAATTTTCTGCTCCGCAGTGCCAGAGAACAGAAAAATATTATTTATTCGTTCGTGTCCTATCTGAAAATCAGTCCTGTAAAACTTCAGTTCAAGGTTTTAACACGAAGAGCTGATATAAACCGCCATCTGGAAGCGATCCAAGGGGAGATGGCACAGGAAACAGATGAACGCTGTCTGGCTCTTTTAAAGGATTATGAATCTCTGATCCGCAGGATCGGCTCAAAGGAAGCCATAACCCGTCGTTTTTTTATTATTTTTGAATATGAACCATTTAACGGAAGTCGGAACACAGACGAAGGCGATGCCCGCTCTGCCCTGGCAACCGCTGTTCAGACAGCGAAAACCTATCTTCAGCAGTGCGGAAATGAAATCCTGATGCCTGATAACGAAGATGAACTTGCCACGGATGTTCTCTATAACCTGCTGAACCGCCGTACCAGTGCCATAAAACCTCTGCCGACCCGAATCAATGAGGTAATCGGTCAGTATATCAATGCCGGACGCAAAAACGACCTGGATCATATTCCTGCCGGAGAGTTTTTTGCCCCGGAAAGCATTGATTTTACCCATGGAAACTACTGTGTCATGGATGGAGTCTATCACACTTATCTTCTGATCCCTTCCAGCGGCTACCGCACCCAGGTCTGTGCAGGCTGGCTCTCCCTTTTGGTCAATGCCGGAGAAGGAATCGATGTAGACATCTTCTTTGACCGGCAGCCAAAGGATAAAGTACAGCAGAAACTGGGACAACAGCTGCGAATCAACCGCTCCAAAATCAAAGATACTTCCGATACCAACTCAGACTACGATGATCTGGACAGCGCAATCCGGTCTGGATACTTCTTAAAGGATGGACTGGCAAATAATGAGGATTTCTATTATATGAACATTCTCATTACCGTCACAGCCGACAGCCTGGAAGAACTGGAGTGGCGCACCAACGAAATGAAAAAGCTGCTGCTGTCTCAGGACATGGAGGCTGTAACCTGTCATTTTCGGGAAGAGCAGGCGATGCTGTCTGCACTGCCTCTGGTATCTCTGGAGAGAAAGCTGTTCGCCCGTTCCAAACGGAACGTACTGACTACCAGCGTTGCAAGCTGCTATCCCTTCACATCTTTTGAGATGTGCGATGATAACGGAATCCTGCTTGGTGTCAACAAACACAATAACTCTCTGATTATCGTGGATATCTTTAATTCGAGAGTATATAAGAATGCCAACATGGCACTGCTTGGCACATCCGGAGCAGGGAAAACCTTCACAATGCAGCTGATGGCGCTTAGGATGCGCAGAAAAAATATCCAGGTCTTTATTATTGCCCCTCTGAAGGGCCATGAATTTCACCGAGCCTGCAACAATATTGGCGGAGAATTTATCCAGATCTCTCCGGCCTCCAAAAACTGCATCAACATTATGGAAATTCGCAAGGTTGATTCTTCTGCCAACGAACTTCTGGATGGTCCCCAGGCTGACAAATCCGAACTGGCTGCAAAAATCCAACGGCTGCATATCTTCTTTTCTCTGCTGATTCCGGACATGAATCACGAGGAACGGCAGCTTTTAGATGAGGCTCTGATTCAGACCTACAGGAAAAAAGGAATTACTCACAACAATGGCAGCCTGTATGACCCGGAAAATCTCGGACACTATCGAAAGATGCCAGTTCTGGGAGATGTGTACAACATCCTGAAGGAAAATCCGGATACCAGACGTCTTGCCAACATTATGAACCGACTGGTAAATGGCTCTGCCTCCACCTTCAACCAGCAGACCAATGTGAATCTGGACAATAAATACACCGTTTTGGATATCTCTGAACTGACCGGTGATCTGCTGACCGTCGGTATGTTTGTAGCACTGGATTTTGTCTGGGATAAGGCCAAAGAAGATCGTACCGTGGAAAAAGCCATCTTCATTGATGAAACATGGCAACTGATCGGAGCATCTTCCAACCGGCTGGCTGCGGAATTTGTTCTGGAGATTTTCAAAATCATCCGCGGCTATGGCGGTTCTGCCATCTGTGCTACCCAGGATCTGAATGATTTCTTTGCTCTGGACGACGGTAAATATGGTAAGGGTATTATCAATAATTCCAAAACCAAAATT
- a CDS encoding MarR family transcriptional regulator — translation MEYQLELKQIVDYPRCRIYREFVRRLMNDPNFRTHGSSYLYYYIVLCSYANFRSSYRKMDGITYLVSPGEWICTPQELSSWFRTRFQHQAISILDFLQSQNYITYTRLDRNRLIKFHISDWKANNTSLEYNYPCQKDVGFFFFPVSVVHELVSMGKCSEMDIILDMWIHAIYNDPQVQGSDVGPVVYFRDHTGRPLITCRELALRWGLSKSSISRLLKKLESHEYLTVVSFTGTHGSVLYLQGYLSTMFSISDVMVDKEEVSLTFQLPVTLDDEASRCLSEADIGKSLADILPETEQIYVSDNTDSVPETHILKIIQKSAKVLAAQGVFCCECSKSKYKLYRLSACRRDIYRYSLQIGCSESNIVYHFELSIQPMLQSDPSIKFDDAVPGASPVQKQTTNSHEEEHYETDKQ, via the coding sequence ATGGAATATCAATTAGAACTCAAACAAATCGTGGACTACCCACGCTGCCGCATCTACCGTGAATTTGTCCGACGGCTGATGAATGACCCGAACTTCCGCACCCACGGCAGTTCCTACCTATATTACTATATCGTCCTGTGCTCCTACGCCAACTTCCGTTCATCCTACCGGAAAATGGACGGAATTACCTACCTGGTGTCTCCAGGCGAATGGATCTGCACACCACAGGAACTGTCATCCTGGTTCCGAACCAGATTCCAGCACCAGGCCATCAGCATTCTGGACTTTCTGCAGTCCCAGAATTACATCACCTATACCCGCCTGGACCGGAACCGGCTCATCAAATTTCATATATCTGATTGGAAAGCCAATAATACTTCTCTTGAGTACAACTACCCATGCCAGAAGGATGTTGGCTTTTTCTTTTTCCCGGTATCGGTTGTTCATGAACTGGTGAGCATGGGAAAATGCTCGGAAATGGATATTATTCTGGACATGTGGATTCATGCCATCTACAACGATCCACAGGTTCAAGGCTCCGATGTAGGGCCTGTTGTCTATTTCAGAGATCATACGGGCCGCCCACTGATTACCTGCCGGGAGCTTGCCCTCAGATGGGGCCTGTCCAAATCAAGTATCAGCCGCCTGCTCAAGAAACTGGAAAGCCATGAATACCTGACCGTTGTTTCTTTTACCGGAACCCATGGAAGCGTTTTATACCTTCAGGGCTACCTGTCAACGATGTTCAGCATCAGTGATGTAATGGTAGATAAAGAAGAGGTCTCCCTGACATTTCAGCTTCCTGTCACTCTGGATGATGAGGCATCCCGCTGTCTTTCAGAAGCTGATATCGGGAAGTCACTGGCAGACATTCTGCCGGAAACAGAACAGATATACGTTTCAGACAATACAGATAGCGTCCCAGAAACTCACATATTGAAAATAATTCAAAAATCGGCAAAAGTCCTTGCGGCGCAAGGGGTTTTCTGCTGTGAATGCAGCAAAAGCAAGTATAAGTTATATCGATTATCCGCCTGCAGAAGGGATATTTACAGGTATTCTCTGCAGATTGGCTGCAGCGAAAGCAACATTGTCTACCACTTTGAACTGAGTATTCAGCCGATGCTTCAATCGGATCCATCCATAAAATTTGATGATGCCGTCCCTGGTGCATCACCTGTCCAAAAGCAGACTACTAATTCTCATGAGGAGGAGCATTATGAAACAGACAAGCAGTAA